One Streptomyces sp. CNQ-509 DNA window includes the following coding sequences:
- a CDS encoding ATP-binding protein produces the protein MTLYGRDAVLRELVPRMVGLHHTKRKAVRQEPRDEVPAVLLHGGHGSGRTAVLDALREAYADRVPVAAVDCAGVRDDDAAVSNTSPVAELLTGLARGLSAHCPGFGRLRLPRLLTGLVAVSAWHRGELDEQACARERVEALLTDCGLEKNPERARNWPGDVLDRIGGWGTDELGPVAAASVRLFTDRYLGFRESRAVRQWYGGLADVPTSQQDDNHVLTALCRAFHLGEGMRRRIEVHLVEALLEDLRAAYTGWRHLNAAPRPLALLDNVHTAAGTELLDLLLARRVTAAERPDPLVVVAATLGEPHGDRYAGAARWTAANVPGLREWRRGGEPGDPAAGLVTLPLPPLDPDELLSMMHVGEERAVRQEVARAVHRFTGGSPLGCRIFYDALDAAPDPAAVEPHELTRLRLAGEHVTELILAALVPDAGLSSYLVLLSVAQDAAAARALAGAYLTRDHQAGAVEEARSHLRDERWPQPGRPFVGDDFLRAVLVDELRRRPADATDPPQPWPELHELLRRHHEDRGEHAAAHHHELAAGRPAEPARWLAETLHGPATDRWLTDLWHIARAPHPPDPAWADVCRATASGERDGTLAGADSVARSVNRLLHAVWYAADPLSVPDAHLRGRIGRELDFLSFEHPTGGRALYAASQDWPAALKELRTPDSAVERREGGEEGRGHAIP, from the coding sequence TTGACCCTGTACGGACGTGATGCCGTGCTGCGCGAACTGGTGCCCCGCATGGTGGGGCTGCACCACACGAAGCGGAAGGCCGTACGGCAGGAGCCGCGCGACGAGGTGCCCGCCGTGCTCCTCCACGGCGGGCACGGCAGCGGCCGCACCGCCGTGCTGGACGCGCTGCGCGAGGCGTACGCCGACCGCGTCCCCGTCGCCGCCGTCGACTGCGCCGGCGTCCGCGACGACGACGCCGCCGTCTCCAACACCTCGCCCGTCGCCGAGCTGCTGACCGGCCTGGCCCGCGGCCTGAGCGCGCACTGCCCCGGCTTCGGCCGGCTGCGGCTGCCCCGGCTGCTCACCGGACTGGTGGCCGTCAGCGCCTGGCACCGCGGCGAGCTGGACGAGCAGGCGTGCGCCCGCGAGCGCGTCGAGGCGCTGCTCACCGACTGCGGGCTGGAGAAGAACCCGGAACGGGCCCGCAACTGGCCCGGTGACGTCCTCGACCGCATCGGCGGCTGGGGCACCGACGAGCTGGGCCCGGTCGCCGCCGCGAGCGTCCGGCTCTTCACCGACCGGTACCTCGGCTTCCGGGAGAGCCGGGCGGTGCGCCAGTGGTACGGGGGGCTGGCGGACGTACCCACCTCGCAGCAGGACGACAACCACGTGCTCACCGCGCTGTGCCGCGCCTTCCACCTCGGCGAGGGCATGCGGCGGCGCATCGAGGTCCACCTGGTCGAGGCGCTGCTGGAGGACCTGCGGGCCGCGTACACCGGATGGCGCCACCTCAACGCCGCGCCCCGGCCGCTGGCCCTCCTGGACAACGTCCACACCGCCGCCGGCACCGAGCTGCTCGACCTGCTGCTCGCCCGGCGCGTCACCGCCGCCGAGCGGCCCGACCCGCTGGTCGTCGTCGCCGCCACGCTCGGCGAGCCCCACGGCGACCGGTACGCCGGCGCGGCGCGCTGGACCGCCGCGAACGTCCCCGGGCTGCGCGAGTGGCGCCGCGGCGGCGAGCCGGGCGACCCGGCCGCCGGACTCGTCACCCTGCCGCTGCCGCCGCTGGACCCCGACGAGCTGCTGTCGATGATGCACGTCGGCGAGGAGCGGGCGGTGCGCCAGGAAGTGGCCCGCGCCGTGCACCGGTTCACCGGCGGCAGCCCGCTGGGCTGCCGGATCTTCTACGACGCCCTCGACGCCGCGCCGGACCCCGCGGCCGTCGAGCCGCACGAGCTGACGCGGCTGCGGCTCGCCGGGGAGCACGTGACCGAGCTGATACTCGCCGCGCTCGTCCCCGACGCGGGGCTCAGCTCGTACCTCGTGCTGCTGTCCGTCGCGCAGGACGCCGCCGCGGCCCGCGCACTGGCCGGCGCGTACCTGACCAGGGACCACCAGGCCGGCGCCGTCGAGGAGGCACGCAGCCACCTGCGCGACGAGCGGTGGCCGCAGCCCGGTCGGCCCTTCGTCGGCGACGACTTCCTGCGCGCCGTCCTCGTCGACGAGCTGCGCCGCCGCCCGGCGGACGCCACCGACCCGCCGCAGCCCTGGCCGGAGCTGCACGAGCTGCTGCGCCGGCACCACGAGGACCGCGGCGAGCACGCCGCCGCCCACCACCACGAACTGGCCGCGGGCCGCCCCGCCGAGCCGGCCCGCTGGCTCGCCGAGACCCTCCACGGGCCGGCCACCGACCGGTGGCTCACCGACCTGTGGCACATCGCCCGCGCCCCGCACCCGCCCGACCCCGCCTGGGCCGACGTGTGCCGGGCGACGGCGTCGGGGGAGCGGGACGGCACGCTGGCGGGCGCCGACTCCGTCGCGCGGTCGGTCAACCGGCTGCTGCACGCGGTCTGGTACGCCGCCGACCCCCTGTCCGTACCCGACGCGCACCTGCGCGGCCGGATCGGGCGGGAGCTGGACTTCCTGTCGTTCGAGCACCCCACCGGCGGCAGGGCGCTGTACGCCGCGTCGCAGGACTGGCCGGCGGCGCTCAAGGAACTGCGCACACCGGACTCGGCCGTGGAACGCCGCGAGGGCGGCGAGGAGGGGAGGGGCCATGCCATTCCTTAG